The Deltaproteobacteria bacterium genome contains the following window.
TCCCCTCGGTAAAGCAGTTCATCTTTCTCGGGAAGACGGAATTTCCCGGTGCCATCGACCTCGATACGCTCATCGCGACCGAACCGGATCGTGCCGCGTTATCGAAAGCGGCGCAGGCAGTGACGGGGAAAAATGATAATTTCATCATTTACACCTCGGGCACGACGGGAAAACCGAAAGGGGCCGTCCTGACCCAGAAAAGCATCCTGGCGATGATGAAAAGCTGGACAAAGAACCTGGAGCTGTCACCGGAAGACAGGATCCTCTGCATCCTTCCCCTGAACCATGTGGGAGGAGGCACGATCATGGCCCTCTCTTCGCTCGCGAGCGGCATCACCCTCGCTCTGCACGATATGTTCGTCCCCGACCAGGTCGTTGATATAATCCGGAAGCACAACATCACCCTCTTCGGCGCCGTTCCCACTGTTTTTGAGATCCTCTTTGCCGCCCTCCCCGATCTGGAGGCCGGCATGTTCCCAAGCGTTAAACTGACCGCCTACGGCGGTTCCCCGGCGACCCCGGAGGTCCTTAAGTTAATGAAAAAGAAGTTCGACGCGCCGGTCATGGCCTGTTACGGCTCCACTGAAACGAGCGGGTTCATCACCTACACGAAACGGGACGATCCCTTTGAAAAGGCCATGACGGCAGGGCGGGTACCCGAAAGCGTCGAGGCGAAGATCGTCAAACCCGATACACGGGAAGAACTGCCCGCCGGGGAGATCGGTGAGATCGCCGTCAGATCCGACATGGTCTTCGACCGCTATCTCGACATGCCTGAGGAAACGCAACGGGCCTTCGATAAAGACGGCTGGTTCTACATGGGTGATCTCGGTTATTTTGACAAGGACGGTTTTCTCGTCATCGCGGGGAGAACCAAGGAGATGTATATCTCCGGAGGATTCAACGTCTATCCGAAGGAAGTTGAGGACTGCCTCGCTAACCATCCCGATGTGATCATGGCGGCTGTCGTCGGAGTTCCCCACGCCATCATGGGTGAAACGGGCGTCGCCTTCGTGATCAAGAACCCTGCGTCGGAGATCACCGGCGAGGACCTCAAGGAATTCTGCAAACCCAGACTGGCCGATTACAAGGTGCCGTCGAAGGTCTTTCTCGAAAACTCACTTCCCATGACCACCATCGGAAAGGTGCAGAAAACGGTCTTGCGGGAGACGGCCTGCGAGAGGCTGGGCCTGAAATAAGGCCGGCTGATCAGGGAATACAATTGTCTTTTTGCAAAGGATCGGTGGGCGGACCACGGTGAGCCCGCGTGATATCGAACCCTATCCGACACGGGTCACTTTGTCGTTTTCTGAATGATATTTGTGTTCGTTTTCTGAGCGATAAAGCTGGCAATGCTCATCGCCGTGTCATTCGACAGTTCCTTCCGTATCTGCGCTCTGCCATGAAGTTCCGTCCTTGAAGACAACCGTGATGGATATTCTTTTTTGTGGCGATTTCCTGTTTTTGATAACTCCCTGCATTCTTGGGGAATTGGTCGGCACCGGGCAATAAGGTGAAAAAGATATACGGAGCAAGCAGGAACAATAACGGCGATTGCGAATAATGCTATGAATGAAGACACGTTGCTTTCAATTATTTTGGTCAACGTGGTCAACTCCTGCTTTCTTGATTGGTCAATTGTCCTTATTGATGAGATTGACGATTATGGTCGTTATGACGTCTTTCTCCTTCGGATCGCTCATGGCGATCATCAACGTTAATGCCACCAAAGCGTTATCCGCTATCCTTTTTACTCCGTCGGGTCTGTAAAGCAAACCATTCCGTTCAAGAAACCAGGTAAAGATGGCAGCGGCAATACGCTTGTTCCCGTCCACGAATGAATGATTCTTTACAATGAAATACAGGAGATGGGCTGCTTTTTCTTCGATGCTGGGATACAGGTCCTTGCCGTCAAACGTCTGGTAAATCGTATCGAGAGAGCTGCTGAACGAGTTATCCTTTTCTTGTCCGAACAGGGTGGAATCGCTGAATCTTCCCCGCATTGTTTTAATTGCCTTCTTCGCCTCTTTATAGGTGATTTGTTGTACGGTCCGGTCGGATGTGCCGCCTAACTCAAGCTTTCCGTAGTCGTACCGGTCAAGCGTGTCCAGAGCATAGTTGAAATCACCGATGACTTTCAGAAGGCCTTCCGATTCAGTGGTAGAAAGAAGTTTGCGGTCTGTTATATTTTCGATGAGCCTGATCGATTGTTTGAGTGCTTCGTATTTTTCGATCTGTGCCTGCAATCTCTTTTCATTAAGGGCATAACCGGTAACGAGATACTCTTTCAGTATTTTGTTGGCCCAGATGCGGAACTGGGTGCCCCGTAATGAATTGACACGATAACCGACAGAGATGATCATATCCAGATTATAAAAATCGATATTACGCGTTATTTCCCTGTCACCCTCAATTTGAACTGTTGCATTTTTTGCAACAGTTGACTTTTTCTCAAGTTCCCTTTCCTTAAAAATGTTGCGTATGTGCCTGGATATTACGGATTTATCCCTGTCGAAAAGCAAAACCATCTGATTCAAACTCAGCCAGACCGTATCCTTAACCAAACTCACTTCCAGTAATGTCTGGCCGTCATCCGTCTGATAGATAACGATTTCCCCTGTGTCTGATCGCTCGTTCATGTATCGGCATTTCCTTTCGCATAAAGGTTTACGCCAATGCCGCATCCATGATCTCAGAGATATCCTTGATGGCCAGGTCGTTTTCCAGCCCCTCTGCCTTGAGGGCGTCCTCCAGCATCATCATGCAGACAGGACACGACACGGCCAGGATGCTTGCTCCGGTCTCGTGTGCTTCCCTGACCCTGATCCTGCTCGGTGTGTTTTCCCCGCCGCCTATGACATCAGTGTAAAAGTTGCCGCCTCCACCACCGCAGCAGAAAGAGTTTTCCTTCGTTCTCTCCATTTCTATCAGCTCGATCCCGGGAATGGCGGTCAAAATTTCCCGCGGCGCGTCATATTCATTATTGTACCTGCCTAAAAAACAGGGGTCATGATAGGTTACTTTTGCCTTGAATCCCCTGGAAACATCCAACTTTCCGCTTTTGATCAGATCGCGAAGGAGTTGCGTGTAATGGAATACCTCAAATTCATCTGAGTAGTTATTTTTCAAGGTATTGTACGAATGGGGTGAAAGAGTGACGATCTTTTTCACTCCAAGTTCTTTGAATGTCTTAGTATTTTCCTCTTTCAGGAATTCGAACAGGCCCTTTTCACCAAGCATATCCACTTCATTTCCATCGCAGATCTCCCTGCTCCCTAAAATGCCGAAGGAAAGGCCGGATCTCAACAGTACATTTCCCAATGCCCTGGCGGCTTTCTGGCTGACGGTATCATAGGATCCGACGCACCCGACATAATAGAGAAATTCATCGTCTTCTTCATAATGCCGTATGTCTGTGTTTTCAGCCCAGTTGTCTCTGTTCTCCTTCAGTTCCCGATAAGGATTGCCGTAGTCGTAAACATTTTTCAAGAACTGGCTGACCATCGGGGGCATGAGCTGTCTATCTACCATTTCCTCCCGTGCCGCTTTCAGAACATGTACGATATCATCATGAAACTGGAATTTGCATTCCTCACTGCAATTCCGGCACATGGTGCAGGAATACAGGATCTCGGAGAAGTGTTTGCTGGGTTTGAGCTTTCCCTTTACCAGAGAGGCATATATCAGCCACATCAATCCACCGGGGGAATAACTTTCTAAACGGGCCTTGCTGTATATGGGGCAATTAAAACCCACGTAAGAATAATCGCTGGTAAATTTGCAATAGCCGCATCTGAAGCATCTGTGTACCATGTCTTTATAGTCTGCAAGTGCCATTTATTCACTCCAATTTCCAGGGTTCATAATAGCGTTTGGATCTAATGCTTTCATCACCCTTTTCATGAGGTTTATCGTATTGGGATCCATCTTCTGCACCATCAACCGTTGTCCCGGCGCCTCAGCCTTCCATAGAACACCCCCTACGTCCAAGATCATTTTGTTCGTCTCATCGATCGCGTTCCTTACTTTTTCGACATCCTCATCGTCGGCACGGTTCAGACAATACGCGAGGCCGCACATCATGCTGTGCCCGCTGGTGAGGAGCTGATACCCGAGCAGGTACGGCTGTCCATACTTGTGGGCGATCTCCACCGACCTGGTAGATGCTTCAGGGACCTTCTCTATCGGCACTATCCCTCCCGTATATTCGAAACCGCCCCCCTGTTTCGCGTCTGCCGCCATGACGCCCAGGGTGACCGGAGGAACCGGCAATCTGGCTTCCCGCATGCGATCGGCATGTTTCCCTTCCACGAGCGTGATCTTCCCTTCATATTTGCGGAGAAGCTCTATATGAAGTTTTTTCTTCAGTTCGAATTCCTCTTCATCCTGGGCGGAAACGATGGGGACATAAAGGATGCCCTGTGCCCATGGAGGCCATTCCTGCGATATGATGAACAGATTGTCCATGAGGTTCAGTTGCGTGATATCGAATATGAAATCCGGCAACAGATCAAGTTCGTTGGAGGTGAATGTCAACAGATCTCTGAACTTCGGTTTTGGAAAAAGCTGGAGTGCTATCTTGGTAATGATACCGGTCGTCCCAAGCCAGCCGATGAACAGACCCATAAGATCGGGAAGCGGGTCCCTGGTGAACCAGTATGGGGAAACAGAACAGGAACCAAGCTTGCAGACTTCACCGGTAGGCAGCACCACCTCCATCCCATTGACCATCTGTGAATTGATCC
Protein-coding sequences here:
- a CDS encoding virulence protein RhuM/Fic/DOC family protein; the protein is MNERSDTGEIVIYQTDDGQTLLEVSLVKDTVWLSLNQMVLLFDRDKSVISRHIRNIFKERELEKKSTVAKNATVQIEGDREITRNIDFYNLDMIISVGYRVNSLRGTQFRIWANKILKEYLVTGYALNEKRLQAQIEKYEALKQSIRLIENITDRKLLSTTESEGLLKVIGDFNYALDTLDRYDYGKLELGGTSDRTVQQITYKEAKKAIKTMRGRFSDSTLFGQEKDNSFSSSLDTIYQTFDGKDLYPSIEEKAAHLLYFIVKNHSFVDGNKRIAAAIFTWFLERNGLLYRPDGVKRIADNALVALTLMIAMSDPKEKDVITTIIVNLINKDN
- a CDS encoding acyl--CoA ligase gives rise to the protein MTGRNPMIELLQKETTLGEMIENRARELPDKTALIFYDTEITYGELNEKIDALATALLERGITAQDRIAIIMPTRPEFLYLWFAASKIGASVVGLNFRYQQEEVVYMVTNSKPSVLVCINEFAFTNYNTFLSEIKDRIPSVKQFIFLGKTEFPGAIDLDTLIATEPDRAALSKAAQAVTGKNDNFIIYTSGTTGKPKGAVLTQKSILAMMKSWTKNLELSPEDRILCILPLNHVGGGTIMALSSLASGITLALHDMFVPDQVVDIIRKHNITLFGAVPTVFEILFAALPDLEAGMFPSVKLTAYGGSPATPEVLKLMKKKFDAPVMACYGSTETSGFITYTKRDDPFEKAMTAGRVPESVEAKIVKPDTREELPAGEIGEIAVRSDMVFDRYLDMPEETQRAFDKDGWFYMGDLGYFDKDGFLVIAGRTKEMYISGGFNVYPKEVEDCLANHPDVIMAAVVGVPHAIMGETGVAFVIKNPASEITGEDLKEFCKPRLADYKVPSKVFLENSLPMTTIGKVQKTVLRETACERLGLK
- a CDS encoding (Fe-S)-binding protein codes for the protein MALADYKDMVHRCFRCGYCKFTSDYSYVGFNCPIYSKARLESYSPGGLMWLIYASLVKGKLKPSKHFSEILYSCTMCRNCSEECKFQFHDDIVHVLKAAREEMVDRQLMPPMVSQFLKNVYDYGNPYRELKENRDNWAENTDIRHYEEDDEFLYYVGCVGSYDTVSQKAARALGNVLLRSGLSFGILGSREICDGNEVDMLGEKGLFEFLKEENTKTFKELGVKKIVTLSPHSYNTLKNNYSDEFEVFHYTQLLRDLIKSGKLDVSRGFKAKVTYHDPCFLGRYNNEYDAPREILTAIPGIELIEMERTKENSFCCGGGGGNFYTDVIGGGENTPSRIRVREAHETGASILAVSCPVCMMMLEDALKAEGLENDLAIKDISEIMDAALA
- a CDS encoding FAD-binding oxidoreductase, whose protein sequence is MDIYGSLVEIVGEEFVSDQEEELYIYSRDSGAQQPRKADYVVVPKTVEEVQKIVLLANKEKIPVTPMGGGLTLSGLAVPLKGGIVLDMKRMDRIIEINEKSKYALLEAGVTQGALYSHLQKNYPHLEHSMPDAPPMATIVGNVVIQGHGHLSVSCGINSQMVNGMEVVLPTGEVCKLGSCSVSPYWFTRDPLPDLMGLFIGWLGTTGIITKIALQLFPKPKFRDLLTFTSNELDLLPDFIFDITQLNLMDNLFIISQEWPPWAQGILYVPIVSAQDEEEFELKKKLHIELLRKYEGKITLVEGKHADRMREARLPVPPVTLGVMAADAKQGGGFEYTGGIVPIEKVPEASTRSVEIAHKYGQPYLLGYQLLTSGHSMMCGLAYCLNRADDEDVEKVRNAIDETNKMILDVGGVLWKAEAPGQRLMVQKMDPNTINLMKRVMKALDPNAIMNPGNWSE